The sequence TTTGTTGAAATATTTAATAAGAGACCTATTgcattataaactcagcaaaaaaagaaacgtctttcaaagataattcgtaaaaatccaaataactaaacagatcttcattgtaaagggtttaaacactgttttccatgcttgttcaatgaaccataaacaattaatgaacatgcacctgtggaacggtcgttaagacactaacagcttacagacggtaggcaattaagttcagttatgaaaacgtaggacactaaaaagaggcctttctactgactctggaaaaacaccaaaagaaagatgtccagggtccctgctcatctgcgtgaatgtgccttaggcatgctgcaaggaggcatgaggactgcaggtgtggccagggcaataagttgcaatgtccgtactgtgagacacctaagacagagctacagggagacaggacggacagctgatcgtccgtcctcgtagtggcagaccacgtgtaacaaacacctgcacaggatcggtacatccgaacatcacacctgcgggacaggtacaagatggcaacaactgcccgagttacaccaggaatgcacaatccctccatcagtgctcagactgtccgcaataggctgagagaggctggactgagggcttgtaggcctgttgtaatgcaggtcctcaccagacatcaccggcaacaatgtcgtctatgggcacaaacccaccgtcgctggaccagacaggactggcaaaaagtgctcttcactgacgagtcgcggttttgtctcaccaggggtgatggtcggatttgcgtttatcattgaaggaatgagcgttaccccaaggcctgtactctggaacgggatcgatttggaggtggagggtctgtcatggtctggggcgatgtgCATCATCGGATTGAACtttttgtcattgcaggcaatctcaacgctgtgcattacagggaagacatcctcctccctcatgtggtacccttcctgcaggctcatcctgagatgacccttcagcatgacaatgccaccagccatgctgcttgttctgtgtgtgatttcctgcaagacaggaatgtcagtgttctgccatggccagcgaagagcccggatctcaatcccattgagcacgtctgagacctgttggatcggagggtgagcacgtctgagacctgttggatcggcgggtgagggctagggccattccccccagaaatgtccgggaacttgcaggtgccttggtgaaagagtggggtaacatctcacagcaagtactggcaaatctggtgcagtccataaggaggagatgcactgcagtacttaatgcagctggtggccacaccagataatgactgttactttggattttgacccccccccccctttgttcagggacacattattcaatttctgttagtcacatgtctgtggaacttgttcagtttaaatctcagttgttgaatcttgttatgttcatacacatttttatgaaaataaacgcagctgacagtgaggacgtttctttttttgctgagtttaggatAGCATGATTGAAGGCCTATCAAGACATTTCATTTTTGTTGATGCTCTCAACAGGTGGACTGGAGCAAATTCATTGCTGTCAATGGAGCCACTGCCCACCCCCACACAGACCCTGATGGTACAACATACAACATGGGGAATTCTTACTCTGCTAAAGGTAAGGAAGGAACCAGCCCCTGCCCATTCACTAACACCGTCACTTAAGTCTAACAAATTGCAGATGAAGAATGACAAAACACAAACCTTTTAAACCTGAAATCTGCCTGCAAAAATTGGCCAAAGGCCAGTTTTCCAGGTTCCAAATAAAACTAAAACCAAATCGGTCTTTTTTTCAGGTGCAATTTACAATATCATCCGCGTGCCTCCGACAAAGACAATGCCAGAAAACCCAGAGGAAACCCTGGAGGGAGCTACAGTGGTCTGTTCTATTCCTTCAGTGGACAAGGCAAGACCTTCATACTACCACAGCTTTGGTGAGCAGACCACACAAAGCCTCCACAGGCTCCATAGCTAATGACACATTTAACGTAAACAGCCTCATGTAAACCCTCTCACCAGTAGATGGCTCACTCCGCCAACCATCTTCAAAGCAAAATGGTCATGTTTCATCCTTTTGTTAATCAGAATGCACAGCAATGATCTATCAATACTGATATGATCTGACTCAACTCCAAAAGATTGGCAATTGATATACTGCTCATTCGATTTCAGCAATGTCGGAGAATTACGTAGTGTTTATTGAGCAGCCTATCAAAATGGACCTCTTGAAGATTGTTACAGGCAAGCTGAGAGGAAAGGCTATCAGCGATGGGGTCTACTGGGACCCTAAACTTGAGACCATCTTTCATTTGATTAACAAGCAGACAGGCAAGGTAAGACCTTGGTCTAGAACGCCCTTGAATTCTTGGGAGTCTCAGTTCTTGTTGAAAGTTTTGGTAAATGACAAGCTAGGAACGAGACAATGGATACTAAGCCTACAGTAATTGCTTTTAAGTTATACATTTCATTTCTGATGACTGACATCCTTTATTCTCTTCCAGCTCAACTCAGTCAAGTATTATGCCAAAGCGCTGTCCACATTCCACCAGATCAACGCCTGGGAGGAGGATGGCCTCCTGGTTATGGACCTCTGTGCCGCAGACGATGGCAAAGCCATCAACAACTACATAGTTCAGAACATGCGCAAGTCAGGAGAGGCTCTGGACAAGGTCAGTATAAGTCTAAACTGAAGGGTATAACACTTAACTTCAATGAATAATCATTAATAAACTATTTAAAAATACTATTACTAACTACAAATACATATTCCGTTATTTGTAAACAGTTATATGCATTAGAATTCAGAAGCATGTATACTTTTTTGTATAACTTATAAAGCATTTATAATGGCTTGTTCATTAcagttatacagtgccttcggaaagtattcagatcccttgaatTTTAAAACaatgattaaataaaaataatttctcagaaatctacacaaaataccccataatgacaaagcgaaaacagttttacagaaataccttatttacagaagtattcagaccctttgctatgagactcaaaattgagctcaggtgcatcctgtttccattgatcatccgtgagatgtttctacaacttgattggagtccacctgtggtaaattcaattgattggacatgatttcgaatggcacacacctgtctatataaggtcccacaggtgacagtgcatgtcagagcaaaaaccaagccatgaggtcgaatgaattgtccgtagaggtccgagacaggattgtgtcgaggcacagatctggggaagggtatcaaaacgtttctgcagcattgaaggtccccaagaacacagtggcctccatcattcttaaatggaagaagtttggaaccaccaagactcttcctagagctgtcagcccagccaaactgagcaatcgggggagaagggccttgggtcagggaggtgaccaagaacccgatggtcactctgacagagctctagagttcctaaagctccttccagaaggacaaccgtctctgcagcactccaccaatcaggcctttatggtaaagtaaccagacggaagccactcctcagtaaatgcacatgacagccccttTGGATgactttgccaaaaggcatcttaagaatctcagaccatgagaaacaagattttctggtctgatgaaaccaagattaaatcATTTGGATTAATgtcaagcgtcacttctggaggaaacctgacaccatccctatggtgaagcgtggtggcagcatcatgccgtggggatgtttttcagtgggaGGGACTctaagactagtcaggatcgagacaaagatgaacagagcaaagtacaaagagatgcttaatgaaaacctgctccagagcactcaggacctcagactggggtaaaatctcacttccaacaggacaacaaccctaagcacacagccaagacaacgcaggagtggcatcaggacaagtctctgaatgtccttgagtggcccagccagagcccggacttgaacccgaccgAACATCtttgaagagacctgaaaatagctgtgcagcaacgctccccatccaacctgacagagcttgagaggatctgcagagaagaatgggagaaactactcaaatacaggtgtgccaagcttgtagcgtcatacccaagaagactcaaggctgtaatcgctgccaaatgtgcttcaacaaagcactgagtaaagggtctgaatacttatgtaaataaaaataaatacaattgtttttgctttgtcattatggggtattttagGTAGATTGAGGGAaacttttttaaatacattttagaataaggctgtaacctaacaaaatgtggaaaaagtcaaggggtctgaatactttccgaaagcactaaGTGTAACCAGCTGAAGTCACTAGGATCAGGAATCCTACATGTGAACTGCTTgaggttgaaaatgtttttgttcAAATTAGGTGTACAACACTATGTGCAGAGTGTTCCCCCGGCGATTTGTCTTGCCTCTCAACGTGGACAAGGAGACACCCTGTGGGCAAAATCTGAACACACGCCCTGACAGTACCGCCACTGCCACCAAGACTGCTAAGGACAAGGTGTGTGAACAATAATCATGCACAAGTCTTCTGTTATACATCACTGCTGAAATACATCACTAAGCTAAGCTCCCGAGTgtggcagcggtctaaggcactgcctctcagtgctagaggcgtcactacaaaccctggtttgatcccaggctgtatcacaaccggccgtgaacGGGAGTCCCAtcgggtggcgcacaattggcccagcgtcgtccggtttaggggaggATTTGGGGAAGGAATATTCACTATCAGAGCCTCATTAACTCGCTCTCTGCAGGTGTTCTGTACACATGAGGATCTGCACGATGAAGAACTTCATACGTATGGTGGTCTCGAGTTCCCACAAATCAACTATGCCAAGTACAACACCAAACCATATCGCTACTTCTACGGTTGTGGTTTCAGACATCTAGTAGGAGACACTCTCATCAAGATGGACCTCCAAGGCAAAAGTATGAAGGTTGGTTGTCATATTGATtcctcctttttttttttactcaagaATATCTGCATCAGTAACACAGTACTCTATTGCGATGAGTGATGTAAGCCTAGGTAATAGGAATAGGAAATTCAATGCTGACCTTCATACTGCTGTGCTTTAAGGTGTGGGAGCATCCTGGACTGTACCCTTCAGAGCCTGTCTTTGTACCCTTGCCTGGCGCTACAGAAGAGGATGACGGTGTCATTATGTCTGTGGTCATCACTCCAAATAAGGTCAGTTCCCCCTTAAACACCTATGCCCATTAACAATTGTTGTTCTCCTAACTCCCAATGTTAGCCTCCTAATGTAAACATGTTCCCCTTCTCCAGGACAAGAGCACGTTCCTGTTGGTTTTGGATGCCAAGACATTCAAAGAGTTGGGCAGAGCAGAGGTGCCTGTGAACATTCCCTATGGTTTCCATGGGACATTCAACTCCACTACGACTCATAGAAGGTATCTATCAGAAAATAAATTGGAGGCCCATTAGAGTGAATTGTACTGTGTTCATCTTTCATTTCTTGTCAAGTATATCCTTTGATTATTGACTGGATAACCATCAAAACACCTTATTGTGAAGTTTACTTTAAAAGCACTGTGAAAAACTTGTTCGTTCCATGCAAACAAAGAAAATGTTTCATGTTCATAAATAAGTGTATTTTTGTAAGATTTATGTCCACTCCTGTTTTGTGAATATATCAATCCTCTATATAAACAacttataataaaaaaatatgtattaagAAAAGCCATGGGCTAATTTTTTATAATTTGGTTCACTCACCACCGAAAAGCTCGTAATAAATCTTTCAAAAATACTATTGGAAAAAGTGAAATATAGGCTATGATAACACCACGCAATATTCCATGTGATACACAGATGAATTAGTCCTACAGTCTGAACTGAATCCATTGACTCTTGTGACCGTCTTGTGGTCACTCACAACACAGTTACGACCTAAAAGTTAGTTTCCTGTTTGGTAATGGTTAGGCTATATTTCACTGTCAAGTAAAAAATTATtgattttatacattttcaaaaatgaatTCTTAACTTTGGATATTGCAGACACTGAAACGTCAATATTTTTAACCTATTTATTgtttacagtaggctacataggcCTAGATCTACAGTATTCCCAATGCTTGAATATAAATAGGTAATTTATAAAGAAATGAACCACAATGACACTCACATTGTGTTTGCCAGTGTGGGATAAAGAGTGAGGACAGTAAAACTAAAAAGCATACATAGAGGTCAAAAGAAAAGTACTGACATGTTACTTATTTAGATCAGTGAGGAAATATTTACAAATAGTCTGTAGCACATAGGCCCATATAGCAAGTCTATCCCTGCAGTTTGTCAGAAATGAGAGCCAAGGTACGCCTCAAGTGATCCTTCTTCTCTTTCAGGTGTGACTCCAAGTTTCTGGCCTCCATCAATATGTCTTCCAACTCCCTAACTTGTGAAGCATCTATTGCAGCCCTCTCACTGTAGGAAACAAAGGCACTATGTATGATCGACATGGTGTGGTGTACAGATGATTTCAAGAAAAGCATATTCATCTAATGGTTGTTTATCATAataaaaaatgtttgtatgcAGTAAAATTGCCTGGGTACTTAACGTAATATGTGATGTGGGCAAAGCACTGAAATTTAAACTCAAATGTGGTCTGACATTACAAAGAATGGAATGAAAACCTGTTCAACACGTTTGTCATGTTACCTTTGTTGTACCTACCTCAACACTTCAGAGTATTTGGAAAATAGCATGTTGACCTCTCTATTTGCACCTATCATTTGAAGGAAAATAAAGAGCAGTAATGTCAATTTCTCTGTAGCAaacacatatttttttttatatataatacATGCCATTTACCAGACACTTTCATCCATAGCAAGTGTATGAAAGGCTGATTATGAAAGGCTGATTccaggaattgaacccactatcctggcgttgcaagcgccatgctctaccacctgagctACATTCTATTATTAGATATAAATGATGGTATCAATTGATCCAAACATTCATCATTCTTATCTATGAAAGAGAGAAGAATTATTCCTAATGCAAATATGTGCATACCTGCAAGTGCACCCTCAAACAAATCTGAAGAGATTGAAGCTGGTGTTTTACTActgtgtgtttttttattttttgctggAGAACTGTCACAATATGCAGATGTTTGTTCAACCTATTGCAATGAAAGAGAAAAGACAACTCTCAATGACTACAACACAATCAATATGGATTTGCATGGACTAACTAATAGAAAATTGATATGGCTGAGTTGAGAACAGATAGAAATACGTAAATTAGCTATCCCAATGGTGGATGGAAGACATGTTTTTCTAATGGCCCTGGGGAGTACTTTTCCAGCAGATAACATCAAAACGGCAGCATTTTCAGACCTCTTGTGCCAATTTTTTGGGGCCTTTGTTGTCCATTCCCCTCCCTGTCGGTGGCATCACTCTGCCTGGCAATGGTCACTTAAAAGTTTCTCACCGCTTTCTAAAAAGTTACGTGGAGAGATGTGTGGTTAGCTACAATGGCTGACGAGAGACTACATTTTAACACAGTGTAACATGTTAACGTTGGGTAATGTTTATGCGCCTGTCTAACTGAACAATTGCAGCTAACTAACAACATTCTACCAGCTGCAGAATCAGCACAGCTGACCTCAACTAACAaacactgctaactagctagctaaagtttgGTTATCCAACGTTAGCTGGCAGGGCCTTATCACTAGTTAGCTAACATGTTTAACTTAAACACATCCTTAATTTATTTCAAGGTAATCTATCGAGGTAATTAACAAAAATGCTGTTATGTAGAATtgattagctagctacctaaaacATTTGAAAAGTATACTTACTTTTGCGTATCCGTTTGGTTTGCCAAATTCGAATTCCGAGTGTTTTGCGCGAGCCAATCAGAACGTTCCATCAATTTCACGAACAAGGCCGTGCTACAGTTCAAACTATTATGATCTACCGCCACCTACTGTCTTCAGACAGCAAATCCATTGACTGTAGTGATCAGAATATACAGTAATAACCATATCTAAGAAGTTCCAAAGGCTgtgcctaatatagtgtataagaggtcataatATTTGTtcgtctgtggtgtgtaatgaggagcaaccagacacggaacttgacacatttatgaaattgcttattccagttactaataagcatgcacccattaagaaaatgacagTAAAAACTATGAAAtccccgtggattgatgaggaattaaacaATTGTATgggtgagagggatgaggcaaaaggaatggcaaataagtctggctgtacaaccgattggcaaacgtactgcaaattgaaaAATAATGTGACTAACCTGAATAAAAAGAataagaaactatactatgaaacaaagataaatgacataaagaatgatagtaaaaagctttggagcaccttaaatgaaatgtGGGGCAAAATGGCAAACACAGCACCATttaatcagatggctcattcatcacaaaacccactgatattgccaataaCTTATTTTTTTAGACTTTTACctctttttcgtgatatccaattggtagttacagtcttgtctcatcgctgcaatcCTGCCAAGCCAAACTGCTCACTTAACCGGAAACCAGCTGCAcaaatgtgtcagaggaaactgGCACCACTGGCAACCatagtcagcctgcaggcacccagcccaccacaaggagtcactagagtgcAATGGGACCAAGACAtccccaccggccaaaccctctcctaacccggacgacgcagcCCGGTTACGGCCGGCTCTGACACAGCCCttggatcaaacccgggtctgtagtgacgcctcaagcactgcaatgcagtgccttagaccgctgcgccactctggaggccATGTTATTGCTaattactttaatgattttttcattggcaagattagaaaacttaggcatgacatgccagcaacaaacgctgacactacacatccaagtataactgatcaaatgatgaaagacaagcattgacattttgaattctgtaaagtaagtgtggaagaAGTGAAATTATTGTTTGCTATCAAcgatgacaagccaccggggtctgacaacttggatgtaAAATTACTGAGGACAATAGTGGACGATATTGCCACGCCTATGTGCCCTCcgacctggagggaagcaaaagtaattccactacccaagaatagtaaagccccctttgcTGGCTCAAAttgccgaccaatcagcctgttaccaacccttagtaaacttttgtaaaaaattgtgtttgaccagatgcaATGTTATTTTACTCTAAACAAATTGACAGCAGACATTCAACACGCTTAaaggaaggacattcaacaagcacggcacttacacaaatgactgatgattggctgagagaaattgatgataaaaagattgtgggagctgttttgttagacttcagtgcggcttttgacattattgatcatagtctgctgatggaaaaacgtatgtgttatagctttacaccccctgctatattgtggatagagagctacctgtctaacagaacacagagggtgttctttaatggaagcctctccaacataatccaggtagaatcagcaattccagggcagctgtctaggccccttacttttttcaatctttactaatgacatgccactggccttGAGTAAAGCCAGCGTGTCTATGTATGCATATGACTCAACACTAGACACGTCAGCTAGTACAGTGAGTTAAATCGctacaacacttaacaaagagctgcagttagtttcagaatgggtggcaaggaataagttagtcctaaatatttcaaaaactaaaagcattcactaaacctcaactaaatcttgtaaaaaataatgtggaaattgagcaagttgagatgactaaactggattgtaaccctggattgtaaactgtcatggtcaaaacatgtttataaaacagtagctaagatgaggagaagtctgtccataataaagtgctgctgCTCTgactttttaacaacactatcaacaaggcaggtccaacagactctagttttgtcgcacctcgactactgttcagtcgtgtggtcaggtgccacaaagagaaacatcggaaaattacaattggttCAGAACAACGCAGCACAGCTGGctcttaaatgtacacggagatctaacgttaataatatgcatgtaaatctctcatggctcaaagtggaggagagattgatttcatcactacttgtatttgtaagaagtgttgacatgctgaatgcaccaaggtgtttgtttaaactactagcacacagctcggacacccatgcataccccacgaGACATGCCACCAAGgatctcttcacaatccccaagtcaagaacagactatgggaggcgcacagtactacatagagccatggctacatggaaatCTAtttcacatcaggtaactgatgcaagcagtagaatcagattttaaaaaaggataaaaatacaccttaactgaacagaggggactgtgaagagacacacacacacacacacacacacaggcacagacacacatacacatgataaga comes from Salvelinus namaycush isolate Seneca chromosome 34, SaNama_1.0, whole genome shotgun sequence and encodes:
- the LOC120029197 gene encoding beta,beta-carotene 9',10'-oxygenase-like, whose amino-acid sequence is MSPPSSTDLKKTKSKKSKDHHYTDVHGLPCIEKIVASVEETPEAISTNISGTIPEWISGNFLRNGPGKFEIGNNKFNHWFDGMALLHQFKIAGGQVTYKSRFLGSDCYTANSENSRIVVSEFGTVAMPDPCKNFFQRFLSRFELPKASDNDNVSFVTYKGDYYVSTETNFMHKVDPETLETKEKVDWSKFIAVNGATAHPHTDPDGTTYNMGNSYSAKGAIYNIIRVPPTKTMPENPEETLEGATVVCSIPSVDKARPSYYHSFAMSENYVVFIEQPIKMDLLKIVTGKLRGKAISDGVYWDPKLETIFHLINKQTGKLNSVKYYAKALSTFHQINAWEEDGLLVMDLCAADDGKAINNYIVQNMRKSGEALDKVYNTMCRVFPRRFVLPLNVDKETPCGQNLNTRPDSTATATKTAKDKVFCTHEDLHDEELHTYGGLEFPQINYAKYNTKPYRYFYGCGFRHLVGDTLIKMDLQGKSMKVWEHPGLYPSEPVFVPLPGATEEDDGVIMSVVITPNKDKSTFLLVLDAKTFKELGRAEVPVNIPYGFHGTFNSTTTHRRCDSKFLASINMSSNSLTCEASIAALSL